The genomic region ATCTTGAGAAAAGACCACCGATGGGCCTGAGAGAAGGAAAGTAGAAACAGACCCAGGAGAACCAGGTAGTTCAGGAGTCAAAGAGAACTAGGATGGATTGGTTCTGTTGCGCTGGATATTCCATTTTCCCTCAAAGTGTAATTATAATGCAACCACTAGGAGGCGGTCTCTATTTAACATACAGGAAAACCGAGGACTCGAGACTTTAAACATCTAAACCAGTATCACACTAACGGTAAGTGAAGGCTGGATTCGAATTCGGATCTCACACCAAAGCAAGGGATCTATCCGCTGCACATTTAGTTGATCTTTATTTTCCAAAGGAGAGTAAAATGAATAAGTGCGGGCGAGGAAAAGGAAGGGCGAATTGCTCCCCAGGGGCCGGGAGAAGCCCAAAGACGGCGAAGGCGTCCGGACGCCTTTGCTCTCCCAGCCGGCAGCAGAGGTCGCCAGAGCGCAAGCTTCGCGGGTCCAGGTGTGCGCAGGCGCAGGCACCGGCGCAGGCGCGCTGGATTCGGCTCGCTCTGGAGTACCGGGCCGGTGGGGGCGGGTCACGCAGAGCGCGCGGCCGGGAGCGGCGGAGCCTGTGGCGGTGACGGTGGCGGCGGTGGGGCTGCGGGGAAGCGTTGCGCCGCGCAGTGCTGAGCCCGCCGGCCGCCGCGGGGCCATGGAGATCGGCACCGAGATCAGCCGCAAGATCCGGGTGAGGCCCGGGTCGGGCGGGGGCGGGAAGTCGGGCCTCTGCGGGCAGGCGGGCGTGCGGTTGTCAGGAGTAACGGGGACCGTGGGCCCGGCCTGGACGCCGCGGCCTGGTCGCTGCCGGGCGCTCCTGACGGGCCGCGGGGCCGGCCAGTGTCGCCGCCTCGGCCAGGCCGCCTCGGACCTGGGCGCAGACGCGGCCTCAGAGAGCGGGGCCGCGGCCGGAGAAGGAGCCGCCGGGAAACGGAAGGAGGCGTGGGGGGCCCAGCGGGAGCCGCGCGCCGCCGAGCAGTGAACCGCTGTCGGGACGCTGCTGGAGGGGGCGCCGCGGGCATGGGGAGGGGACCGCGGGGACGGCGAGGGGACTGCAGGGACGGGGGAGGGAACCGGGGGACGgcgaggtgggagggggccgcgGCGACGAGGGAagggggccggggggcggggccgctgggcggggagggggccAGATAGGGGAGGGGGTCGGGGCGCCTGCCCGCCGCTCCCCGGGGCGCCCAGGGGCAGGCGGTGCGCGCGCCCGCGAAGTTGCCTCTGTGCTGCAGAGTTGGTTTGTTTTCCAAGGGCCACGTTTCTCACTCGCAacgtttgtctttttttcccaccCCCCTCAGAGTGCCATTAAGGGGAAATTGCAAGAATTAGGAGCTTATGTGGGTAAGTTCTTTTGTTCCTGTTAGCCTAGTAGAATTTAGAGTTTGCAGCTAATTGAATTCTAgtgaatgcatttttttctgtcgTACTTTTGACTCTTGAGAGGCCCCCTTCTACTTTCAAATCTGATACTccctggttatttttttttccattgaaagCTCTGTAtgcaaccattttttttttaatcaaacccCCTTCTAATAGAATGCTTTGAAATTGTTTAGCTTCCTTTGCTGAGGCTCTGTCATATTTTCCTTAATGTTTGTCCGATTTGTCTTTACTGTCCTCTTCATTTTTCAGAGttattattttggatattaatgctTGGTGCTTTCTGGCTTGCCTCTGTCCTGGTTCAGTGAGTTTTATTTTCAGATCTCTCTTACCTCCTGACAGTAATGTGTccatttcctctttattcttctaTAATTTATAATTTGACTGTTTATTCttggccaggcactgtgcttaacTGTTGTGTATGCATTAGGTCATGATAATCCCCAGGAGAACGCTGGAACGCAATCGGTAAAATCCCCAATTGTATgagcaaggaaactgaggctaagagtgCTTACTTGAGCAGGGTTTTATGGATTGAGACCCTGGGTCTGTTTGGCTCCAAAGCTGGTGGTGCCTTCTACAAAAATAATAGCTACTACTTGAGATAGTAGTTCTCGAGGGGTGAGAGACCCCAGGGGTCTCTGAAGTCAAAACTGTTTACGTATTAAAACTGACAGGTACTTGCCGTATTCACTGTGCTGACATTTGGATTGTACAAAGGTAGTCTTGGGTACCTTAGCCTGAATCAAGCTCTACAAGGAATCATCATAGTCTTCACCACCCTTCCACTTGCAGTTAAAAGAAACGCCAGTTTCACTTAGGAATGTAATTGATGAagcataaacatattttttaaaaccctggCGCTTGACTACATCTTTTTGATATATGGCATGAGGAGATAGGAAGTACTCATAAAGTATTTCTGCGGTATACTGAAGCATGATAGGTTGTCTTGAGGGAAAGGATTTGTATGATTGAGTTGAGTACTGACTAGTAGCCACCTTTTTCATGAGCCATCAATTGTAACTTCTAAGAAGGACTGACAGGCTAGTTATGTACACTTGAGTATTCGGCAGACATTTGCTTGAAAAAGAGCTAAGTAAAAGAACTGGTAGACTTTGTTGCCAGTGACAGAAGTTGAGCTTTCaaatgaaaagcagaattttGGAAAGTTTGTGTCTCCCTCCATGAATTTGGCAGCTTCCCAGTATTTAAATTTCCTATGAAATCAATGGAGATATTAGCAATTGATTCTTtatattgtataatgaaatgtatCAACATGTGAATGGTTTGTACAGCTCAGTGAACcagtattttttcaaatgacCAATGCATGATGTTACAGAATTATGCAAGGTTAAAAGATCCCTTAAAAGTGCAGAATAGATCAATGGGTTTTCATGTAACAGAGTACAAAGGTCATTGATATAGTTTTAGTTTCCATATTCCTGCTGACCTTTAAAAAACTACCACTTGTagagttttggtgtagtatcacAGAAGAATATCCACATTAACTGAAGAGGCTGTTAAAATACTCCTTTCTTTTCCAAGTACATGTCTGTGTGAGAGCagattttcttcacattcttcaATTAGAGCAACGTGTCACAACAGATTAAATGCAGAAGCAGAAAttagaatccagctgtcttcttttAAACCAGATGTTAAGgagctttataaaaatttaacttGTGATAGGTGTATTTTAAATGGATAAACACTTtaaaattctcagttttaatttctagtattgtaaatatcaatagatatactcacacaaataaaagttttttggggtcatcaataatttttaagagtgcaaAGGGGGCCCGAGACCAAATGTTTGAAAATTGCTAATTTACCACGTGCTGGGCACACTTTGTAGATTATTTGTTGTCAGGATTGTTGTAAGactttaacagaaaataaaattgaggctcagaggttaTAGATGAAGCTGAACCAGGCTTGATTTATTCATCCAACACTTAATGGATGCTAGCTACGTCCCAGGAACTTGTtggggtcaaaaaagaaatccacagaaAACCTACAGTGAGAACTTTCTTAATTCTAGAGCATGAAAGCACAAACACATGTCCATTGGGTCTAAATTCAATCTTACTGATGTTTCCTAGCATTTAGCAAAGATCTGAAACCAAGGATTTTGAGCCTATTAAAAACCTGGTTACAAACTTAGCATAGTCCAATATGAAATATAATTgtactaaaaaatatatattttacagttTGCAAGATATTTTCATATAGTTCTATTTGTCTCTGAACACAGTGTTGGTGTGGGGGTGGCAGGTAATATTCCtccttttacaaataaagaaatggagTTCTTGGGAGGGCTAAATTTAAGAGCTTGTCAATAGCAGGTTTAAGACCAAAGAACTCAAGTCTTCTGGGTTCTTGATGTTTCTGTTAACTTTATAATAGAAACTTGAATCAACAGATAAGAGTCACTCTTGTATGCTCCTCTAGAACTTCCCTGAAATCTCTCCCAGCGGTTAACATGCTAACACAGCTTCTCAACTTGTCTTTGCTTCTTGATTGGAAGTTTCTTGAGAGCAGAGACTTCATATTTGTCGTGTCCCAGTGGCCGAGCAGAGAGcctgatttttttcataaatgttgaTTAAGTGGGTAAACAGGGGTCACCATTAGACTTGATTTGAAATACAAGTATACATTATTAATTTATGTTTACAATTAGCTACCTACtttttttatgtatatacatcATTGCCCTTCTGAAAAAGGTGACTTTCTAATCTCTTTGTGCTAGCAAGAGTCCTGGAAACCTTTAAGGCTATAGAAACAActctttaataaatgtttgagtATCTGTTTTCAGGGCATTGGGTGAGAAAGTCCTTTTTATTAAGAGTGATGAGGTCTCATTTGTATGTTTGTTTGAAATGGAGCACTTTAGTGAAATGGCAGTTATAATTCAGAGCAGTCTTTCAGTAACATTTCAGAAGTATGAGCTTACAGAAACCttcaaaatttttacttttttcagtaTATGAAGTTGAGAAATCTATCATAATTCTGTAGGAATGTATCATGAacacattaattttttattagacACCTATTTCCCATTTTGTGTCTACTGAGAAAACAATATGAATTTCTAACAGCTTTGTTCAGATTAAATTGGTATAcagtaaactgcacatatttaaagtgtacaatttgatctTGACCTGTATATACCATAATCAAGcttgaacatatccatcactgcCAAAATTTTCCTGGGGCTCTTTTGtatccctccctctttccctgcccccaccctgtaCCTAGGCAAACACTGatctcatttatgtaaaattttagaaaatgcaaattaatatacAGTGCTGGAAAGCATAGTCTGTTTTTATTACTGGCATTATGAAGGAGAAAAACTGTCAAGACTGCCAAAGCACTACAGCTTTTCTATTTGTTGACCTTTTGTGGGTTACCAGTGGCAGCCCATAGTAGGTATACTTTTCATAAATAAACTACCAGGCTTATTTACTAAAATTGTCAGAAAGCAGTGGGAGCCTTTTGATACTCTGCAAAGAAAATAGTAAATGACTGGCTACTTGTATCTCCTCACATCATATTACGTCTCCATCAAATattctgatttctctctttccactTGTAGATTGGGCTTTTCAGTATATTTATGCTTTTCttgaactgaatttttatttctccatgaaaCAAACGTCTAATAGTAATTCTGAAATGAACCTTTCAGCCCACATAGAAATATTATAGGTATTTAAGGTATTAAGGAATCTAAAGGAATTCTTTTGGTGGGGATTAGAGTTCCTAATAAACGGCTTTTGCTTCCTTATCTTCTTATTGCAGTGGTTTTTGATTTTGGTCCTAGGCTTCACCATAATCACTGTGTAGGAGGGTATGAGGATAAAACAATGAGTTGAGTTGAAATTATTTCACTGATCTTaagattgaattttttaaatgatgtagaATTTTTGGATGGTTTTAGTTTATTTGATGTTGCTGCAAGTTTGTTACCCTAATTAATTGAAATCTGTCTTTGCCAAGGATAAAGGTGTTCTCTTGAGAAATGAGTAtcattttgaaacaaataaacacaaaactcAATTATTATTCTTGAGGAGTGTCCGTGTGCTTTCTGGAAGTTTTTCTGAAATTAATGAGCATTattaaaaattcaaggaaatgATTGGATTCTCAAGTTTGATACTGTAATTCACAATATCTAGTTTTCTAAGTATGCGTTAGTCATTCCTAGTTCCTATTCCTCTAGTAATTGAAATACCTATGGAATGCAGAGAAAAAAAGCTATGCTTCCTTGTCCACCATAATTCCAGTAGAGCCGAGCTACATCTATATTTTCAAGCACGTCAACTTTAAGTAGGAGAAAATGCTGAGGAAAACGTAAAAAAGTTTTTatatacttttccttttaaatagatGAAGAGCTTCCTGATTACATTATGGTGATGGTGGCCAACAAGAAAAGTCAGGACCAAATGACAGAGGACCTGTCCCTGTTTCTAGGGAACAACACAATTCGATTCACCGTATGGTATGTTTCTGAATATTTACCCCTCAGACCAAAGTTTGCCACAAGTCAGAGTACATCTTCTGTCTGAAAAGAGGTTCTTGATAGGAGAGTCAGATTCAGTACGGAGAGGCAGATTGTGATGAGAGCACAgcttctggagccagactgctgaGATTGAATCCTGGATCTGCCTCTTGCAATGgtgtctccatctgtaaaatgggaacagtaaATCACCTTTGTATGAttgtttgtgaggattaaatgagctaatacgcGTAATGTGCTTATAGCTGTGACTGGCCCATAGCAAGTCCTTAATCTATGTTAATTGTagttattgtgtttattttgtaaaCTTCTGCATCTTATCATTCCTTCTCCCCCACCAAAACCAGTTACAGATGTTTTTTCGACTGGAAGACTTCCTAAATTAGTTTTTCTAATGAGTTAACTCTTAGGGGGCAGGGTTTTTTGACAAAATTTCAAGTCAGGTTTTTACAAATTTGcaacttttggggccagcctcagtggcctactggttaagtttggcatgttcctCTCCAGTGGCCCAGTTTCGGTTCttaggcatagacctacaccacttggctgtcagtggccgtgctctggtggtggctcacgtacacaaaagaggaagattggcagtacatgttagttcagggtgaatcttcctcagcaaaaaaaataaataaataaaactggcaACTTTTTGAAGTTTGGAATTTTAAAAGAGGCAACTCTGTGTTCAAATATGAATTACTGTTGTAATTTTCAATGTCCTTTTTCAAACTGCATATGCTTTTAGTTGAGAATACTGACTAAAAGCATAAGATTCAATTTAAGAAAGCAGGCCAAGTTCTGGTACCAGGTTTGAAGTAGAATGAGGACTGGGGGATAGTGATGTGGCTGAGAATAGAGCAGGAAATATTCATATAAGGGGCCTCATACTGGGAACCACCAGCTATAGCACAAGTTGATGATGGAGCAGAAGTTGAATGAGCAGGGGGGCCTGCTTAATTTGAATGACAAGAGACTGCGAGAGGGAATAGGGGGCACTAAGGAGGGATCTGAAGCTGGTTAACTTCTTGCCTTTAAACCAAAGTCTGTCTTGAAGGTGTTTCTGCCCCAGCAGGCAGTTGTTTGCTTTATAACTCTTGTGAGGCTTTCTTGAAATTCCACATAGCATCCGCCAGGTTTATATTACACAATTTTGAAGAACATTGAGTGCAGTGGTCAATCCTCAAATGTTTTGGTGCCTGCACTCCTGCAGTGTGGATGACCTAACCACTTGTTACAGTTTGTCCCCAGAATTTACAAAAAAGAGAGATAGAACATGGTACTTTAGACTGGGGAAATTACTGTTAtcatgagaacttttttttttcaagtcttcATCAGTCCaggtatttgttttgtttcatagACGTTTTTTATGCTCTAACTTTTGGTTCAATCTTTGGATCGCTTTGGGTTTGAGTCTCTAATATAACATGGAAGATTGATCTAGTAGATCCTTTCTCAGATAACTTGATGGAATACTTCACACAGATTTCTTACATAAACAGACTACTGACtcaatttgaatttaaaatcacATTAATTCAACTTTCTCTTCTTGCCATAAATTCAGTTCTTTAACATGTGCTGAAAGTGATGGTGTCTCTGTTTTGCCACTTTGCTTTCCCAAGTGTTCATTGACACCAGCCTCAAACAGACTATTCTGATTCTGTGGAGCTCTGTAATAATTGTGTCCTAGGGTACAGTGGCATGTGACTGGGTTCTGGGTGAAATATTATAATGAGATATTTCTCGTGTTTTCAGGAGGCCTGGCTTCTTGGAAGGATTGTAAGGCAAATTTGCTTTGTACATAACTACTAACATAGGTTATATTATAAGCAAGGTTGTGGCCCGTGCTTGTTTACCACATTAGTTTTGTAAATAACATAGTGAAGTGACACAGtatattttgagattatttttaagtttcttttatttctcagagttaagttccagaaaccataaaaataaagtagatttaAACTGTGCTTAAACGATTGTAATAATGAGCTGTATTACgtttgtgatattttattttcttttaccatAAGCTACATTGAGTCTTTAGTCCTTATGAAACAAAATGACATTCTTTGTAGATCAAGACTCTGTGATCAGATGATATCCCTGCCCTTATTGTTGCAGAGGCTAAATGTTGAAAATAGTGATGAAAAAATCGTATTTTTAATTGGCTTCTGCAGTATTCATGTAAAgccttttttaaaatgtgaagctTTAAGTTTATTCTAATACTGTTTATGCACTAAATACCGTTTATTACCGTTTATCTGAAGATTGATTCTATGATGTCATCAAGTTTAGAGTGACACTTGAAATGAAATGTTTCTTGCCTGAAggaagctttaattttttttttcttttaggcttCATGGTGTATTAGATAAACTTCGCTCTGTTACAACTGGTAAGATTCATAAAAGTGGGTTTTTTGGAATTTGTTATAGCATGTGGTTGTATTATTTCTAAAGTGATATAtacttctttggggaaaaaaacctatAAATTTGAAAACAGTTCACTGGAACTTTTTTAGGAAGcacatatttttatgaatttaagagcaataaatttaatataactgAAAGATAATTTTAAGGGAAGGGGAACTATACattttatcctaaggaaataattatagGTGGGTGCCATGATTTAGCCATGATTTATGAttgaaaattacttaaaaattcaATAATAGTAAAGTGAATAAATGATTATATTACTATGTATGGAATAATATCCGGCCATTAAAAATGTTGTGGAACAAAATGTATTGGTTTTAAGTTGGTGATGAGGACAGAGAAGGttcaaagtaataaaaatagctTACAAGAACCATGTATTCTCCTTTCCAGATCCTTCCAGTCTAAAGTCTTCTGATACCAACATCTTTGATAATAACGTGCCTTCAAACAAGAGCAATTTCAGTCGGGGAGATGAGAGAAGGCACGAAGCTGCAGTGCCACCCCTTGCAGTTTCTAGCACTAGACCTGAAAAAAGAGATTCTAGAGTTTCTACAAGTTCTCAGGAGCAGAAAACCACTAGTGTTAGGTAAGAGTCCTGGGTAGACATGCTGTAGACaggtgggtatgtgtgtgtgacatttactttagtttttatatctttaaattacTGTTTTCAGAAactgctggaggcagggaggtggtcatgagcaattttttttaaataacttttggtcttatcctttcattattttattttttaactcaaacGTAAtaagtcaaaatttaaaaaaagaatgcaatttCAAAGTAGTTTTTAATGGAATACGTAAAGGGAGTATCCAAACTTACTCattaaaatttaagtaaatattctTCGAAGTTTTAAAGATACTGCTCTAACTTGGTTGTAATACtttgtgtgtacgtgtgttttttaaaaaatagacagacTTATGATGATGGAGCTGCAACCCGACTAATGTCAACAGTGAAACCTCTGAGGGAGCCAGCACCCTCTGAAGATGTGATTGATATTAAGCCAGAACCAGATGATCTCATTGATGAAGATCTCAACTTTGTGCAGGAGAATCCCTTATCTCAGAAAAAACCTACAGTGACACTTACATATGGTTCTTCTCGCCCTTCTATTGAAATTTATCGACCACCTGCAAGTCGAAATGCAGATAGTGGTGCTCATTTAAACAGGTTACAGTTTCAACAGCAGCAAAACAGTATTCATGCTGTCAAGCAACTCGATATGCAGAACAGCCGGGTGTATGAAACAGGACGTTTGTGTGAACCAGAAGTGCTGAACAGCTTAGAAGAGACTTATAGTCCCTTCTTCAGAAACAACGCCGAAAAAATGAGTATTGAGGTTTGTATATACTTAGAAATTCTGGCTTGTTAGGCTGAAAGTTGGCAGTTCTTAATACTAAATGGTATGTGAAATAAGTAAATGtgttttgtaagtttattttaaactgattttttaCTACTCAACATATTATCACCAGTCAGATTTTCCTCTTCGCAACTGGCTAGTATAGATGTTTTGCATCTTCTTTACTTTCCTGGGATGCCCACATTTGAGATAGCTTTAAGTTTACCTTATAATTTTGAGGGGATTTTAGGTCAACTTTAGATTTTTCATGGCTATTACTAGTAAACAACCAAGTAACTccattttattagtttccttaACAGTGCTGTATGCtgctgtttaaaataaatattaaagcactagtttttattttagctaAAGCTTGGCTATTGGggataatatttatatttttaaaagaaaccaggAAATAGCCCATAATTCTTAATATGATTGGCTTTTtcttaagaagaagaaaatattccatGGTAGAACTTTGTTGCTTTCTGAGACTAGGTAAGCATACATTTATCTGATTTCAGGAAGAAAACTTTCGGAAGAGAAAGTTGCCTGTGGTAAGTTCAGttgttaaagtaaaaaaattcaatcatgatggagaagaggaggaggaagatgatgatTGTGGGTCCCGTACAGGAAGCATCTCCAGCAGTGTGTCAGTGCCAGCAAAGCCTGAAAGGAGGTACCTTTACATGTCTGTAAATTAATCTTTAATTACCTAATGGAGTCTTCTGGGTGTCTTGAAGAGGatgtcatgaaaataaaaatgtagtaaCATGTAAG from Equus caballus isolate H_3958 breed thoroughbred chromosome 24, TB-T2T, whole genome shotgun sequence harbors:
- the ZC3H14 gene encoding zinc finger CCCH domain-containing protein 14 isoform X6; the encoded protein is MEIGTEISRKIRSAIKGKLQELGAYVDEELPDYIMVMVANKKSQDQMTEDLSLFLGNNTIRFTVWLHGVLDKLRSVTTDPSSLKSSDTNIFDNNVPSNKSNFSRGDERRHEAAVPPLAVSSTRPEKRDSRVSTSSQEQKTTSVRQTYDDGAATRLMSTVKPLREPAPSEDVIDIKPEPDDLIDEDLNFVQENPLSQKKPTVTLTYGSSRPSIEIYRPPASRNADSGAHLNRLQFQQQQNSIHAVKQLDMQNSRVYETGRLCEPEVLNSLEETYSPFFRNNAEKMSIEEENFRKRKLPVVSSVVKVKKFNHDGEEEEEDDDCGSRTGSISSSVSVPAKPERRPSLPPSKQANKNLILKAISEAQESVTKTTNYSTVSQKQTLPVAPRTRTSQEELLAEMVQGQSKTPRISPPVKEEEIKGDNIEKSQGTQQRQLLSRLQIDPVVAETLQISQAEMSELSVAQKPEKLLERCKYWPACKNGDECAYHHPVSPCKAFPNCKFAEKCLFVHPNCKYDAKCTKPDCPFTHMSRRIPVLPPKPVTTPASPSSSQLCRYFPACKKMECPFYHPKHCRFNTQCTRPDCTFYHPTITVPPRHALKWIRPQTSE
- the ZC3H14 gene encoding zinc finger CCCH domain-containing protein 14 isoform X8; this encodes MEIGTEISRKIRSAIKGKLQELGAYVDEELPDYIMVMVANKKSQDQMTEDLSLFLGNNTIRFTVWLHGVLDKLRSVTTDPSSLKSSDTNIFDNNVPSNKSNFSRGDERRHEAAVPPLAVSSTRPEKRDSRVSTSSQEQKTTSVRQTYDDGAATRLMSTVKPLREPAPSEDVIDIKPEPDDLIDEDLNFVQENPLSQKKPTVTLTYGSSRPSIEIYRPPASRNADSGAHLNRLQFQQQQNSIHAVKQLDMQNSRVYETGRLCEPEVLNSLEETYSPFFRNNAEKMSIEEENFRKRKLPVVSSVVKVKKFNHDGEEEEEDDDCGSRTGSISSSVSVPAKPERRPSLPPSKQANKNLILKAISEAQESVTKTTNYSTVSQKQTLPVAPRTRTSQEELLAEMVQGQSKTPRISPPVKEEEIKGDNIEKSQAEMSELSVAQKPEKLLERCKYWPACKNGDECAYHHPVSPCKAFPNCKFAEKCLFVHPNCKYDAKCTKPDCPFTHMSRRIPVLPPKPVTTPASPSSSQLCRYFPACKKMECPFYHPKHCRFNTQCTRPDCTFYHPTITVPPRHALKWIRPQTSE
- the ZC3H14 gene encoding zinc finger CCCH domain-containing protein 14 isoform X5, whose translation is MEIGTEISRKIRSAIKGKLQELGAYVDEELPDYIMVMVANKKSQDQMTEDLSLFLGNNTIRFTVWLHGVLDKLRSVTTDPSSLKSSDTNIFDNNVPSNKSNFSRGDERRHEAAVPPLAVSSTRPEKRDSRVSTSSQEQKTTSVRQTYDDGAATRLMSTVKPLREPAPSEDVIDIKPEPDDLIDEDLNFVQENPLSQKKPTVTLTYGSSRPSIEIYRPPASRNADSGAHLNRLQFQQQQNSIHAVKQLDMQNSRVYETGRLCEPEVLNSLEETYSPFFRNNAEKMSIEEENFRKRKLPVVSSVVKVKKFNHDGEEEEEDDDCGSRTGSISSSVSVPAKPERRPSLPPSKQANKNLILKAISEAQESVTKTTNYSTVSQKQTLPVAPRTRTSQEELLAEMVQGQSKTPRISPPVKEEEIKGDNIEKSQGTQQRQLLSRLQIDPVVAETLQISQAEMSELSVAQKPEKLLERCKYWPACKNGDECAYHHPVSPCKAFPNCKFAEKCLFVHPNCKYDAKCTKPDCPFTHMSRRIPVLPPKPAVTTPASPSSSQLCRYFPACKKMECPFYHPKHCRFNTQCTRPDCTFYHPTITVPPRHALKWIRPQTSE
- the ZC3H14 gene encoding zinc finger CCCH domain-containing protein 14 isoform X7; the encoded protein is MEIGTEISRKIRSAIKGKLQELGAYVDEELPDYIMVMVANKKSQDQMTEDLSLFLGNNTIRFTVWLHGVLDKLRSVTTDPSSLKSSDTNIFDNNVPSNKSNFSRGDERRHEAAVPPLAVSSTRPEKRDSRVSTSSQEQKTTSVRQTYDDGAATRLMSTVKPLREPAPSEDVIDIKPEPDDLIDEDLNFVQENPLSQKKPTVTLTYGSSRPSIEIYRPPASRNADSGAHLNRLQFQQQQNSIHAVKQLDMQNSRVYETGRLCEPEVLNSLEETYSPFFRNNAEKMSIEEENFRKRKLPVVSSVVKVKKFNHDGEEEEEDDDCGSRTGSISSSVSVPAKPERRPSLPPSKQANKNLILKAISEAQESVTKTTNYSTVSQKQTLPVAPRTRTSQEELLAEMVQGQSKTPRISPPVKEEEIKGDNIEKSQAEMSELSVAQKPEKLLERCKYWPACKNGDECAYHHPVSPCKAFPNCKFAEKCLFVHPNCKYDAKCTKPDCPFTHMSRRIPVLPPKPAVTTPASPSSSQLCRYFPACKKMECPFYHPKHCRFNTQCTRPDCTFYHPTITVPPRHALKWIRPQTSE